One region of Cottoperca gobio chromosome 19, fCotGob3.1, whole genome shotgun sequence genomic DNA includes:
- the adgra1a gene encoding adhesion G protein-coupled receptor A1: FYLVSDGIPLLIVGVTAAFGMDNYGSRDDALYCWMAWEPSLGGFYAPVSFLVLVMSLYFLCTYIQLKRHPEKKYELRVLSEEQQQLSSSESNHHCHTDTGGASGPVGDCPPFATGVSVLANEHSFKSQLRATAFTLFLVLSTWVLGALAVSLGHFLDMIFSCLYGAFCVTLGLFLLIQHCAKRDDVWHRWWACCSSKSKSEDGNGDGQSQRQELHQPHCHLSSPCLGKQPLLSPYIVPNSYHKMTPPSQSPTANHTGPCCVAVMSPVTPTPISPLAESAASLHPQSLSDELPRPALPLQSCLNDRTKSRSFNRPRPCLQDYRSYLTSTSMDGSVHSSHLDSPHAAHHLEGSPLVSNSPHPDLQLPCPSPHLDKQLASCHSLLRQNSCQSVQDSMTSCHSHAHNMHDSITSCQSLLLPSHGVHACQWHMYSSADHSSTTSCCEKPDPFTLQYQQDPDTYSCMSKTRDKENDNLCVEVEQKGFPRNTLPRQHGTVSRRGTIGRNRSLQEDSLFGSDTTGNIRTGPWKNETTV; encoded by the exons attttatcTTGTAAGTGATGGAATCCCTCTCTTAATTGTTGGAGTTACAGCAGCATTTGGTATGGACAACTATGGCAGCAGGGATGACGCTTTGTA TTGCTGGATGGCATGGGAACCAAGCTTGGGAGGTTTCTATGCCCCCGTAAGTTTTCTGGTCTTAGTCATGTCCCTTTACTTCTTGTGCACGTACATCCAGCTTAAACGCCACCCAGAGAAGAAGTATGAGCTGCGAGTTCTGagtgaggagcagcagcagttatCATCCAGTGAGTCAAACCATCACTGCCACACCGACACTGGGGGAGCTTCTGGGCCTGTTGGGGACTGTCCGCCATTTGCAACAGGCGTGTCGGTACTGGCCAATGAGCACTCATTTAAATCTCAGCTCCGGGCCACAGCCTTCACCCTCTTTCTGGTCCTGTCTACCTGGGTTTTAGGAGCGTTGGCGGTATCACTGGGACATTTTCTGGATATGATATTCAGCTGCCTGTATGGGGCTTTTTGTGTCACTCTGGGACTATTCCTTCTCATCCAGCACTGCGCTAAACGTGATGATGTATGGCACCGCTGGTGGGCATGTTGCTCGTCTAAGTCCAAATCAGAGGACGGGAATGGGGACGGACAGAGTCAGAGGCAGGAGCTCCATCAGCCACACTGCCACCTGAGCTCCCCATGCTTAGGCAAGCAGCCTCTACTCTCTCCTTACATTGTGCCAAATTCTTACCACAAAATGACACCACCTTCCCAGAGCCCCACAGCCAATCACACAGGTCCATGCTGCGTGGCCGTGATGAGTCCTGTTACCCCAACCCCCATCTCACCTCTCGCTGAGTCAGCGGCCTCACTTCATCCACAGTCGCTTTCTGACGAGCTCCCTCGCCCCGCTCTGCCTCTACAGAGCTGCCTTAATGACAGAACAAAGTCACGCTCCTTCAACCGCCCCCGTCCATGCCTTCAGGACTACCGTTCTTACTTGACTTCCACCAGTATGGATGGGAGTGTGCACAGCTCCCACCTGGATAGCCCTCACGCAGCGCACCACCTTGAAGGCTCACCACTGGTTTCTAACAGCCCACACCCAGACCTCCAGCTTCCCTGTCCCAGCCCTCACTTGGATAAGCAGCTGGCTTCCTGCCACAGCTTGCTACGCCAGAACTCCTGCCAAAGCGTACAAGACTCAATGACTTCCTGTCATAGCCACGCACACAACATGCATGACAGCATTACTTCCTGTCAAAGCCTCCTCCTGCCTTCTCACGGGGTGCACGCGTGCCAGTGGCACATGTACAGCTCAGCTGATCACTCTTCCACTACAAGTTGCTGTGAGAAACCCGATCCCTTCACCTTGCAATATCAGCAAGACCCTGACACATACAGCTGCATGTCAAAGACAAGAGATAAAGAAAATGATAATCTCTGTGTAGAGGTGGAGCAGAAAGGTTTCCCAAGAAACACTCTGCCTCGGCAGCACGGCACTGTGAGCCGACGAGGTACCATTGGCAGGAACAGGAGTTTACAAGAAGACAGCCTGTTTGGTTCAGACACCACAGGAAACATACGGACTGGCCCGTGGAAGAATGAAACCACTGTATAG
- the LOC115024661 gene encoding zinc finger protein 518A, translating to MEEDLTILNDSAKNCNISVTGDEKEKVKDFVYKHFREVTDGPLFNNAEESPIKEHGSSKKDKQTLNKSHCKIQQGAVFSGKILSFGCSVCKDDYTYSPNDLLKHFRASHKGILPTYPCDLCGFVTHEFPALQRHRIEHRNTLVTCELCNNDVQYSLLLLTRHYIMCHSLNGQFNCDWCEFTTVDAGTFVQHIHHHNESPWKCSKCSHISLNEEGYQKHMKAHSVTFPFTCQICGYGASRSEYLKKHTTAVHKEQAERQNVWKALEDGATAANSSASLKHLLKKSGESQEAQRISKLNCLSGSLQNQNGRLMKPEISFEETHHFVDAKKENRNLSKGSNNTEQLMPVMLQECDNSPSSDAASHTSPNGLTVLMVKNKISLPPNCTTKVMGFKMVDGKKHLVLKVIPTAKQDSSNQNHSLVEDVGSSAPNPELDKSKVFSENGQCSNSKNLTSHCFALSPRSGSCMQMDPDDIMAVKVKIEEEETSVCNLDSTPPRADVGEQTNPFLSRSSTCADTLYPMTNELDHAGNQSHPSQTNCSERSKFDNNSVSVAFNSDATYHSGLQISNHSAMCARKVTSLSSKVSQETLQVSKETIEKCGASDELLMTDTEADKENSSFKAIVNDDQSSTTSTPEKTDWVRTEIIHVNSKQHFKKHLRYQAPPSESDPPSSGSRREGTMGSENCTHNSPNQEVFTFHNYSKETFGTSPNTTQNFDNMSEHSAEKENIFSLTLAESPEPFTESVDGEDSTQEEVSDGDIEVDECLACVDDPATEDENPESVLKDFNIIKIEEESIPISNKQSETRSSSTFLGSFVEEHSDAIITQQLNKERVGSTSTSNDSIKQTKTTLRILQLPEGKQSVLLRTTENRFAMPVQVKSTPGFKLITNSANPQINVSYMKPGLERSSNPTGVSLTTNSRRMGVSAAKAGAAEKGTTILSAVQPGVSTTSNHYLINSPGFKGPVLFSSTPHNTPTDKTAKTQPTCYLVQRSVPFVQTPSSPGPRLAGTQLPLNVTSIDKPSTLQTGHQAFLLRYISPPKSGLILNNQETKIGTQSSQTSESTGNKVIFKIVTPTGSLLTSGAQTSSSQPLFLATSPQTQCFLVSSNKTNANSSNGVKKLIPIQNNAQKDVTDSCISPSQLNVKIQLCEAEKSFLAPRPIRPPSQRKRRRKPLFDELPATVHKARRLSNKVLTEKETTVLWKPVAKEVERILRLAPFSSLQQIKCPRRYQPVVVLNHPDADIPEVANIMKVVNRHKGAVTKVSLSQKTIQALSELGALWKNSSTKGASSHSDDPRSRPVQSSVRERFLLKLKLRKKSKKKYEVVDTLSGCGKEPVVFDCWFCGRLFNSQEDWIGHGQRHLMEATRDWNKLF from the coding sequence ATGGAAGAAGACCTCACAATACTGAATGATTCTGCCAAAAACTGCAACATATCAGTAACaggagatgaaaaagaaaaggtgaaagACTTTGTATACAAGCATTTCAGAGAAGTGACAGATGGGCCACTCTTCAATAATGCCGAAGAATCTCCCATTAAGGAACATGGGAGTTCCAAGAAAGATAAACAAACTCTCAATAAGTCCCATTGTAAAATTCAGCAGGGGGCTGTTTTCTCTGGAAAGATTCTGAGTTTTGGATGCTCTGTGTGTAAAGATGATTACACATATAGCCCCAATGATCTCCTTAAACATTTCCGTGCGTCCCATAAAGGAATCCTTCCTACATACCCTTGTGACCTGTGCGGTTTTGTCACTCACGAGTTCCCTGCTCTTCAACGCCATCGGATTGAGCACAGGAATACTCTGGTTACATGTGAGCTCTGCAACAATGATGTCCAGTACTCTCTGCTGTTGCTTACCAGACACTACATCATGTGTCACAGTCTAAATGGACAGTTTAACTGTGACTGGTGTGAGTTTACAACTGTGGATGCAGGTACGTTCGTCCAGCACATCCATCATCATAACGAGAGTCCTTGGAAGTGTTCAAAATGCAGTCATATCAGCTTGAACGAAGAGGGTTACCAGAAGCATATGAAAGCTCACTCAGTTACATTCCCCTTCACTTGTCAGATCTGTGGATATGGTGCATCAAGAAGCGAGTacctgaaaaaacacacaacagctgTTCACAAAGAGCAAGCTGAAAGACAGAATGTATGGAAGGCTTTAGAAGACGGTGCCACTGCAGCAAATTCATCTGCAAGCTTAAAACATTTGCTGAAAAAGAGTGGTGAATCACAGGAGGCTCAGAGGATATCAAAACTTAACTGTCTCTCTGGGAGTTTACAAAACCAAAATGGCAGGCTAATGAAACCAGAGATATCATTTGAGGAGACCCACCACTTTGTGGatgcaaaaaaggaaaacagaaattTGAGCAAAGGCTCAAATAATACAGAGCAGTTAATGCCAGTAATGTTACAGGAATGTGACAACTCTCCAAGTTCTGATGCTGCAAGTCACACCAGTCCCAATGGATTGACTGTTCTGATGGTTAAGAACAAAATCTCTCTTCCCCCCAACTGCACAACCAAAGTGATGGGATTCAAGATGGTTGATGGCAAAAAGCATTTAGTTCTTAAAGTAATACCAACAGCAAAGCAAGATTCATCCAATCAAAACCATTCCCTGGTTGAAGACGTGGGCTCCTCAGCACCAAACCCTGAGTTGGATAAAAGTAAAGTTTTTAGTGAGAATGGGCAATGTTCTAATAGCAAGAACTTAACATCACATTGTTTTGCTCTTTCACCAAGAAGTGGATCTTGCATGCAGATGGATCCAGATGATATTATGGCAGTTAAAGTAAAGATTGAGGAGGAAGAAACCTCTGTTTGCAACCTTGATTCAACCCCACCTAGAGCTGATGTTGGGGAGCAAACTAATCCTTTTCTAAGTAGGTCTTCGACTTGTGCAGATACATTATACCCCATGACAAATGAGTTGGATCACGCGGGCAACCAAAGTCACCCAAGTCAAACAAACTGCTCAGAGAGAAGTAAGTTTGATAATAACTCAGTCTCTGTCGCATTTAACTCTGATGCAACCTACCATAGTGGTCTTCAAATCAGTAATCATTCAGCAATGTGTGCTAGGAAGGTCACTAGTTTATCTTCAAAGGTTTCTCAGGAAACATTGCAAGTCTCCAAAGAAACAATTGAAAAGTGTGGGGCTTCAGATGAGTTATTAATGACTGACACAGAAGCAGACAAAGAAAACTCTTCTTTTAAAGCTATAGTAAATGATGACCAATCCAGTACCACCAGTACTCCAGAAAAAACTGATTGGGTTAGAACTGAAATTATACATGTAAACAGCAAGCAACATTTTAAGAAGCATCTGAGGTATCAAGCACCTCCATCAGAGTCAGACCCACCCAGTTCAGGTAGCCGCAGAGAAGGTACCATGGGCTCAGAAAACTGCACACACAATTCACCAAACCAAGAAGTATTTACTTTTCACAATTATTCCAAGGAAACATTTGGCACTTCACCTAACACTACCCAAAACTTTGACAATATGTCCGAACATTCAGCagaaaaagagaatattttTAGCTTGACTTTGGCAGAGTCTCCAGAACCATTCACAGAAAGTGTCGATGGAGAAGACTCCACTCAAGAAGAGGTGTCCGATGGTGATATTGAGGTTGATGAGTGCTTAGCTTGTGTTGACGATCCTGCCACTGAGGATGAAAATCCTGAGTCAGTGCTCAAagactttaatattattaaaattgAGGAAGAGAGCATTCCTATATCTAACAAACAGTCAGAAACAAGGAGTAGTTCAACTTTCTTGGGCAGTTTTGTGGAGGAACATTCAGATGCAATCATTACCCAACAACTTAATAAGGAAAGAGTTGGATCTACAAGTACAAGTAATGAttctataaaacaaacaaaaacaactctaCGAATTCTTCAATTGCCGGAGGGTAAGCAGTCAGTACTCCTGAGAACTACTGAGAATCGATTTGCCATGCCGGTGCAGGTTAAGTCCACTCCTGGTTTCAAACTGATAACTAATTCTGCAAATCCTCAGATCAATGTATCTTATATGAAGCCAGGGTTAGAACGATCAAGTAATCCTACTGGAGTAAGCCTTACTACTAACAGCAGGAGGATGGGTGTATCAGCAGCAAAGGCAGGAGCTGCTGAAAAAGGGACAACAATTCTCTCTGCTGTTCAACCAGGTGTTAGCACCACCTCAAATCACTACCTTATCAACAGCCCAGGTTTTAAGGGTCCTGTACTCTTTTCAAGCACACCACATAATACACCAACAGACAAAACGGCAAAGACACAGCCAACGTGCTACTTGGTACAGAGGTCCGTTCCATTTGTTCAGACCCCCAGTTCTCCTGGCCCCAGACTGGCAGGTACACAACTCCCACTGAACGTGACCTCTATAGACAAACCTAGCACTTTGCAGACCGGTCACCAGGCATTCTTGCTCCGATACATTTCTCCACCCAAATCAGGCTTAATATTGAACAACCAAGAGACAAAGATTGGGACTCAGTCTAGCCAAACCAGTGAAAGTACTGGAAACAAAGTCATATTTAAGATTGTCACTCCTACTGGTAGCCTTCTCACAAGTGGCGCTCAAACTTCAAGCAGTCAACCTTTGTTTTTGGCCACCAGTCCTCAGACTCAGTGTTTTCTGGTGtcatcaaacaaaacaaatgcaaattcctCCAATGGAGTAAAGAAATTGATCCCCATACAAAATAATGCACAGAAAGATGTCACGGATTCTTGCATTTCACCCTCTCAGTTGAATGTAAAGATACAACTGTGTGAAGCAGAGAAATCTTTCCTAGCCCCAAGGCCAATTCGTCCTCCAAGCCAAAGGAAAAGGCGCAGGAAACCATTATTTGACGAGCTTCCAGCAACGGTGCATAAAGCTAGAAGACTATCAAATAAAGTACTGACTGAGAAAGAGACTACTGTGTTATGGAAGCCTGTAGCCAAAGAAGTTGAAAGGATACTCAGGCTTGCCCCGTTCAGTTCTCTACAGCAGATCAAATGCCCTCGTAGATACCAACCTGTCGTGGTGCTCAATCATCCAGATGCTGACATTCCCGAAGTGGCCAATATCATGAAGGTAGTAAACAGGCACAAAGGTGCTGTTACTaaggtctctctgtctcagaaAACAATCCAAGCGCTCTCTGAGCTTGGTGCTCTATGGAAGAATTCATCGACCAAAGGTGCATCGTCTCATAGCGACGATCCTAGATCCCGGCCAGTTCAGAGTTCTGTCAGAGAACGATTCCTCCTGAAACTGAAGTtgaggaaaaaaagcaaaaaaaagtatGAGGTAGTTGACACTCTATCAGGTTGTGGAAAAGAGCCTGTGGTGTTTGACTGTTGGTTTTGTGGTCGGCTCTTCAACAGCCAAGAAGATTGGATCGGCCACGGCCAGCGGCACCTCATGGAGGCCACCAGAGACTGGAATAAACTGTTCTGA